The following coding sequences are from one Lolium rigidum isolate FL_2022 chromosome 6, APGP_CSIRO_Lrig_0.1, whole genome shotgun sequence window:
- the LOC124664878 gene encoding uncharacterized protein DDB_G0271670-like has protein sequence MEPQSPGSPASPPSPGKVMSPELPEPSREMSSPEEEAPVNPDRKSSSSSSSSSSSSRVPLAGCVFHVEAAEMSTPLVVEAQNDDGDHADAGAGTDAKLPGDWASWPEPSPPKTVDDDPSSSDGGTVSVAPESQTMAEMEGFNPDRIPASIFQPKTSASQQEWSIASNESLFSIHGASQSQTDDFYAPSRSHFDYFYDEAMAAGAEPNGKLPPLAEVSEHGGGTVPGSAVSDASDGSAAASKAAMAFRRHESGSLGSSSNFSFAFPILAEPSAGKKESMGGYQQLQKEHERSPPTPSERKSQFEEMTTEEERRRRKTSWCWYEECCGRCWLLCSWSTCCCCFQWRWNCCSCSCSCPSLCRCSWCL, from the exons ATGGAGCCCCAGTCGCCCGGCTCGCCGGCGTCGCCACCCTCTCCGGGCAAGGTGATGTCACCAGAGCTGCCTGAGCCTTCTCGAGAAATGtcatcgccggaggaggaggcccctGTCAATCCCGACAGgaagtcatcatcgtcctcttcttcgtcatcctcttcgtcgCGCGTCCCCTTGGCCGGGTGCGTTTTCCATGTCGAAGCGGCCGAGATGAGCACCCCGTTGGTGGTGGAAGCGCAAAACGACGACGGCGATCATGCCGATGCAGGCGCCGGCACTGACGCAAAACTACCCGGCGACTGGGCGTCGTGGCCAGAGCCGTCACCACCCAAGACCGTTGATGACGACCCGTCGTCGTCCGACGGCGGCACGGTGTCGGTGGCGCCGGAATCCCAGACGATGGCGGAGATGGAGGGTTTCAACCCGGACAGGATCCCGGCGTCCATCTTCCAGCCCAAGACGTCGGCGTCGCAGCAGGAGTGGAGCATCGCGTCGAACGAGTCGCTGTTCAGCATCCACGGCGCCAGCCAGAGCCAGACGGACGACTTCTACGCCCCCAGCAGGTCCCACTTCGACTACTTCTACGACGAGGCCatggccgccggcgccgagccgaACGGGAAGCTACCGCCGCTCGCCGAGGTGTCGGAGCATGGAGGCGGCACCGTGCCGGGCAGCGCGGTGTCGGACGCCAGCGACGGGAGCGCAGCGGCCAGCAAGGCGGCCATGGCATTCCGGCGCCACGAGAGCGGCTCATTAGGCAGCTCCAGCAATTTCTCCTTCGCCTTCCCAAT ACTCGCTGAGCCGTCGGCGGGGAAGAAGGAGAGCATGGGCGGCTACCAGCAGCTGCAGAAGGAACACGAGCGGTCGCCGCCGACACCCTCTGAACGCAAGTCGCAGTTCGAGGAGATGACGACGGAGGAGgaacggcggaggaggaagacgagttgGTGCTGGTACGAGGAGTGCTGTGGCCGCTGCTGGCTCCTCTGCTCATGGtccacctgctgctgctgctttcaaTGGCGGTGGAACTGCTGCTCCTGCTCTTGCTCCTGCCCGAGCTTATGCCGGTGCAGCTGGTGCCTCTGA